A single Camelus ferus isolate YT-003-E chromosome 3, BCGSAC_Cfer_1.0, whole genome shotgun sequence DNA region contains:
- the ESM1 gene encoding endothelial cell-specific molecule 1, with the protein MKSLLLLATLLVPAHLAAAWSTKYAVDCPERCDSNECKSSLRCKRTVLDDCGCCRVCAAGLGETCYRTVSGMDGVKCGPGLRCQFYSEEDDFGDEFGICKDCPYGTFGMECKQTCNCQSGICDRVTGKCLKFPFFQYSVAKASNQRFVSHTEHDVASGDGNAVREELVKENAARSPVMKWLNPR; encoded by the exons ATGAAGAGCCTCTTGCTGCTGGCCACGCTCCTGGTCCCTGCGCACCTGGCGGCGGCCTGGAGCACCAAGTACGCGGTGGACTGCCCCGAGCGCTGTGACAGTAACGAGTGCAAAAGCAGCCTGCGCTGTAAGAGGACAGTGCTGGACGACTGTGGCTGCTGCCGCGTGTGCGCCGCGGGGCTGGGAGAAACTTGCTACCGCACGGTCTCAGGCATGGATGGCGTCAAGTGTGGCCCCGGGCTGAGGTGTCAGTTTTACAGTGAGGAGGATGATTTTGGTGACGAGTTTGGTATCTGCAAAG ACTGCCCATACGGCACCTTCGGGATGGAATGCAAACAGACTTGCAACTGTCAGTCGGGCATATGTGACAGGGTGACTGGCAAATGTCTGAAGTTTCCCTTCTTCCAATATTCAGTAGCCAAAGCGTCCAACCAGAGATTTGTTTCTCACACAG AGCATGATGTGGCCTCTGGAGATGGCAACGCTGTGAGAGAAGAACTCGTGAAGGAGAATGCTGCCCGGTCTCCTGTAATGAAGTGGTTAAATCCACGCTGA